A stretch of the Taeniopygia guttata chromosome 3, bTaeGut7.mat, whole genome shotgun sequence genome encodes the following:
- the LOC140683520 gene encoding uncharacterized protein produces the protein MHFNPVTQLLLNYKRHLEKTVSMPCSSTNYKTSKKYCGTVHRTAHPASSAVYRRKRRRERHPRLQQLQIPQPALGHSAAGTGETLFLTYFRRRFGAINNQERQRNAVWAETSPATAAPGDHEPGARKESPAPRRRRPSPRPTSPPGRSGCGKAPRVFLPGCGGQTDTNKSPARRAHGPEDRPATEGCPPAPALREGMDTVLPLCPTTLHPLAANRHPTPALAAPATARAAGARSALGGEGGGRWEPAERRFLLPGAEGRRVPELPPRGLRRRLSRGRWQRPHPRLLRRAFRAAWLRLRGVSVRSRGGRCWQRSPAVRTRAPPAAPPGRAAARAPPAAPRGRLGAAPKGRETRGAGRPRPTRGLAAAAFPPRPASQRPHREAREACLLPPPLVLPSRCPLSWPGHGAARGEKAPRVLAGSGGAGRAVGHLPAVAGLED, from the exons ATGCATTTTAATCCAGTAACACAGCTCTTGCTCAACTACAAACGGCATTTGGAGAAAACAGTGTCTATGCCTTGCTCCAGCACCAACTACAAAACCAGTAAGAAATACTGTGGCACAGTTCACAGAACAGCACACCCAGCAAGCAGTGCTGTGTACCGCAG gaaaagaaggagggaaaggcACCctcgcctccagcagctccaaatACCACAGCCGGCCCTCGGACACTCCGCGGCGGGGACAGGCGAGACATTATTTCTGACCTATTTTCGGCGCCGCTTCGGAGCGATAAATAATCAAGAGCGGCAGCGAAACGCTGTCTGGGCAGAAACTTCTCCGGCCACGGCCGCTCCAGGGGACCACGAACCGGGGGCTCGGAAGGAGTCCCCTGCCccgcggcggaggcggccgAGCCCCCGCCCCACCTCGCCGCCCGGCCGGTCTGGCTGCGGAAAGGCTCCCCGAGTTTTCCTGCCGGGGTGCGGGGGTCAGACCGACACAAACAAGTCCCCCGCCCGCCGTGCCCACGGCCCCGAAGACAGGCCGGCCACGGAGGGGTGCCCGCCTGCTCCAGCCCTCCGGGAGGGGATGGACACGGTCCTGCCGCTCTGCCCGACCACCCTGCACCCCCTCGCCGCAAACCG GCATCCGACGCCAGCGCTCGCTGCTCCCGCGACGGCCCGTGCCGCCGGCGCCCGCTCTGCGCTgggcggggagggaggggggcGCTGGGAGCCGGCCGAGCGCCGCTTCCTGCTGCCCGGCGCCGAGGGGCGGCGGGTGCCGGAGCTGCCGCCGCGGGGGCTGCGCCGGCGGCTAAGCAGAGGCCGGTGGCAGCGGCCGCATCCTCGGCTCCTGCGCCGCGCTTTCCGCGCCGCCTGGCTCCGGCTCCGAGGGGTCTCCGTGCGCTCCCGCGGCGGCCGCTGCTGGCAGCGGAGCCCCGCCGTCCGCACTCGTGCTCCCCCtgccgccccgccgggccgggccgcggctcGGGCCCCTCCcgcggctccgcggggccggCTTGGGGCGGCCCCGAAGGGCCGGGAGACCCGCGGGGCGGGACGGCCGCGACCCACACGGGGCTTGGCCGCCGCTGCTTTCCCCCCGCGGCCCGCTTCCCAGAGACCCCACCGTGAGGCGCGGGAGGCCTGCCTTCTGCCACCGCCGCTAGTGCTGCCTTCCCGGTGCCCGCTGTCCTGGCCTGGGCACGGAGCAGCCCGCGGGGAAAAGGCTCCTCGGGTGCTGGCAggcagcggcggggcgggccgggccgtggGGCACCTGCCAGCGGTTGCAGGACTGGAG